AACAACCAATCCTTGTCATCAAAAGATTGCTTGGTTTCTTTTGCCAACATTGGCTTTATGAATTGTGCCAGCTTTCGTGCAGATGGATCTACGTGCTTAAAGAATTTTTTTTTTCAGGTTTAGGATGGTCGTGGAGCCATTTATTGATGGGAGAGTTTTTTAATGTTTCTTTTTCACTGTCGTAAGATTTATCAACAGCATATTTATCCCGATGTTTGATCAGCAGCCAGGAATTATCTTCTTTATTTTTCAATTTGACCAAAGCAAATTCACCTTTTAATTTTTTTCCATGAAGAACAAATTTTAAATCACCTTTTTTTAAGCCTGCTCTTAATTTTTGTTCGCTGCTGTTTTTATCCTCAGACTTGTCGATATCCGTATAAGTCCCTTTATCCCAAATTTCTACAATGCCTGCTCCATATCCTTCAGGAATAACCCCTTTAAAATCTTTATAATCATAAGGATGATCTTCTACTTTCATAGCAAGACGTTTATCTGCAGGGTTTAAGGAAGGCCCTTTCGGCACTGCCCAACTTACGAGTACACCATTTAATTCTAACCTGAAATCATAATGAAGATGTGATGCTTTATGACGCTGAATTACAAATGAAAGTGCCGCCGTTTTCTTTTTCGTGCTTTTACCGGCAGGCTCCGGCGTGTTTGCAAAGTTTCTTTTTTGCTGATACTTGCTTAAACTCATCACGATACTTTTTTACGTTTGGGAGATAAACTTGCTTTTAATTGACTCATCAAGTCTTTAGTACTGTTGTGCACCACCTTTAGTTGTGGTTCCTTGGTAACTTTTCCTTTTGCTTTTGCTTTGATTATTTTAAGTAGTTGAGCAGTATAAGTGTCTTTGTATTCTTTTATATTGAAACGATGCGATAGTTGGTTGATAAGAGAGATTGCCATTTTTAACTCGCCCGGCTTAACAGTAGAACTTCGTGGAGGCTCAATTTCGGAAGTATCTCTTATTTCTTCTGCAAAACGAAGCCGATTTAAAAGAATGATATTGTTGGATGGACGTAATACTGCCAGGCTTTCTTTACTACGCATTACAAATGTTGCGACACCCACTTTTCCTGTTTTCTGTAACGCTTCATGTAATAACGAATATGCTTTTTCTCCCGATTTATCGGGGGCTAAATAATAAGGTGTTTCAAAATAAACACTGTCAATTTCAGTAGCATTTACAAAATCTTCAATGCTGATTATTTTTGTTTTAATGGCGTTGGCAGATTCGAAATCTTTATCTGTGAGCACTACATATCGATCATTTACTTTATAGCCTTTTACAATGTTTTCCCAATTCACTTCTTTACCTGTCTTTTCATTCACCCGCATGTAGCGTATGTTGGAGAGATCCTTCTTATCCAGCATATCAAGGTTCAATTCGCTGTCTTTGGTTGCGCTGAATAGTTTAACGGGAATGTTTACCAAGCCAAAGCCAATGGCGCCTGTCCATATTGGTCGCATACATAAAGTTTTAGAAGTTTATATCACTTTTTTCTTCGCCATATCTTTTACAATCTTATTGCCATATTCCTGCGCAAGACTTTCGGAAGAAGAAGGATCAAATGCTTTTGTTTGAACAGAGTAGATCAATTCACTGCTTTTAACATCATAAAAATTGCTTTCCCAAAAATATTGAGTGCTTACATCATAATAACCCGGCATGTATACCCTATCGTAAATAGTAGAATAATAACCCCAGAAACGATGATAATAGGCACCGACAGGAACATAATTCACTGTGCCCGGTACATAGTTCTGCTCCTTTTGTTTATTAAGTAAAACAATGGTGAGTACGGCATTATAACCGGATGAACTTAATCTGGATACGATCTCATCTTCACTTAATTTCTTAAAAGCATTAGGTCCATATTGCTCCATTGCACTCACAGCATCATATCCGTGGTCTTTTAAATTGTCTACTAGCCGACTTTCCATTAATGTACGTAGCTGCCTGTCTTTTTCATTAATGATACCAATCACAATGATCTTATGGTGTTGTTCTTTTCCTGCATTGTCGGCGCTCCAGGAAGAAGTGATCCTTGTACTGCCGCACGATAATAAGAATAGCAATAATGAAAGTAGAGGAAATATCTTTACTGTTTTCATACAACAAATTTTAGTTATGCACTAATATTGCTTTTGTTGTGATAGTAATAGCGAAGATGTTTTGGATTCCTGAATGTTTTTATTGATTCTACTGCTTCATCTTTATAATCCATCTCAACAAAAAAATCTTCTAAGCAATAAAAAACATGCAAATGATCCTTTTCTTCTTTTTCGCCAATTACAAAACCCAACATATCCAATGTTTGTAGTTGCAGTTCTTTTGGTTGTGTCTTAAATTCAGATAGCGTCATAAAATAGATTTTATTTATAGTAATATTCTTTTGATATAATAATCCATTGAAAACTTACCGGGACCAAGAGTTGCGAATAAGATAAGCAAGGCCAGTATTACGATCGATAGTACTAATTCTCCGGGAGCAACTCCTGTTCTTGTGTTAACAAATAAAACGGCGCCCAGCAATATTGGAATTTGCGCCCACACGGAAATTTTTGTAAATAATCCTAATGTGATGAATGTGCCGCCTAATAAGTTTGCCCATGTAATAATAAAGGTTAACAGCCCATTGGTGTTAATCATATTTAACCGGCTGTTCAAGATCATTTCATTTAAAACGGCAGGGTTGGTTACAAAATATAATCCTTTCAGCACTAAAAAAAATCCCAGTGCAACCCTTAGGAGTATAAGATATACGGGATGTGTATCGTCCCATTTTCTTACTTCGTATGTTATATTCATAAAAAGAATTTTAGGTTAAGAAATGATAGGCTCTATATTGTAATTTCCAATAAACATGCCATGGTTATTTTGCGATCAGTATCAATACCAACAGGATAATAATAATGGCGCCTACAGATAGATAAACCCCGCCATTGTCTTTTTTATCTGTTTCTTTTTGCATCTGCCTTAGTTCCTTGTAAATGCTTTTTCTTTCTTTTGCAGAAAGCTTTGTGAAATCCATTGCCTGGATTTCCAGCACTCTTTTTTGGATCTGCAGCATACGTAAGCTATCATCATTTATTGTGATGGTTTTAAAAGCCGGGTTATAAATAAAAGAACTGGATAAAGCCGGCTGTTCAAATGTTATCAGCAGTATCATTCCTAATGCGATAAATAAATTTCTCTTGTTCATAAAATAAAGTTTAATTGACTACTATAATAAGTTAATCAAATTAGATGCCTTTAATAATTATCGAAGAAAAATGCAGAAGATGTAGAGAAATATCCTCGGTTAATTGTAATTAAACTGGGGCTGCATGTTCATGTATTTTTTTATCACTTCATGGCCGATCATCAGTGCAGCATATTGATTGGATATTAATTGGCGGTTAGTGCCTGCAATCGCCTGTTTATAGGTTAAAGCATGTGCATAAGCTTTTTGTACGGCAATCTCACTTCGTTCACAAGAACGTAAAATGGCGTCTTTATCTTTCCCTGTGAATAAGGATTTAAAGTCAGTCCAAAGCTTATAGATCTTCCCTTTCTGTGAATGAGGTTTTATAGGTACACCACCTAATGATTTTATTCCCTGGTTCAACTCTTTTACATAACGTTTGCTTTCCGTTTGCATTTTTAAAAAAAGCCCATACAAATTAATATCAATTTCCTTGATCTCTTCTGCTGCCTGTTTGTATGCTTTTATCCGGTCGCTGTTTATTTTTATAAGATCTCTGAGGATCTCTATAGTATGTATATCTGCTGACATTAATTTCTCTTTAAATAATAATGCGCCAATTACATACCAGTATTAATGCTTCGGCCATGAATTGGGTTTTGTAGATGAATTTTCACATCAGGCAAATAAATGGGAAAGAAGCTACTCAAATTGTTTTGTGGATTTTGTTCCACACTTTCACGTCAATTTATACTTTATTGTGAGAAAAAACATGTGGTACTGTTTTTGGAAATTTATCAATAAAACTAAAACAGCCATGAACATTTTAATTCTTGATGATGACAAAGACCTATGCGTTTTACTAAAAACCTTTTTTGAAAAGAAAGGACATGTGGTGCACATCGCCAATTCATTGGTAGATGGATTGAATATTATTGATCATCATATGCCATCCATCGTTTTTATCGATAATTATCTTCCCGATGGGGAAGGTTGGAAGGCAGCACAAACAATTAAAGTTAAATATCCCTCACTTAACATCAACCTGATGTCTGCAAAGGATAGAAGCTTTAATTCATTGGAAGAATATGAAAATGTAGTGTGGGAAAAACCTATTTCGGTTCAACAACTGGAAACCTATTTACAGTTTTTAAAATTGGAGGTATAATATGACATTATTCATTAGAAATATGGCCTGTGATTGTTGTAAAGTGCTGGTAGAAGAAGAACTGGAAAAATTGGGAGTGCATCCTCAAAAAATCGAATTGGGGGAAGTGCATCTAAAAGAAGACGAACTCCCTGTAAAAAAGCAAAAGCAATTTACTGAAGCAATAAAAAGAGCAGGACTGGAGATTGTTGAAAATAAAAAAGG
The Ferruginibacter albus DNA segment above includes these coding regions:
- a CDS encoding DNA polymerase ligase N-terminal domain-containing protein — its product is MSLSKYQQKRNFANTPEPAGKSTKKKTAALSFVIQRHKASHLHYDFRLELNGVLVSWAVPKGPSLNPADKRLAMKVEDHPYDYKDFKGVIPEGYGAGIVEIWDKGTYTDIDKSEDKNSSEQKLRAGLKKGDLKFVLHGKKLKGEFALVKLKNKEDNSWLLIKHRDKYAVDKSYDSEKETLKNSPINKWLHDHPKPEKKNSLST
- the ku gene encoding non-homologous end joining protein Ku → MRPIWTGAIGFGLVNIPVKLFSATKDSELNLDMLDKKDLSNIRYMRVNEKTGKEVNWENIVKGYKVNDRYVVLTDKDFESANAIKTKIISIEDFVNATEIDSVYFETPYYLAPDKSGEKAYSLLHEALQKTGKVGVATFVMRSKESLAVLRPSNNIILLNRLRFAEEIRDTSEIEPPRSSTVKPGELKMAISLINQLSHRFNIKEYKDTYTAQLLKIIKAKAKGKVTKEPQLKVVHNSTKDLMSQLKASLSPKRKKVS
- a CDS encoding DoxX family protein; this encodes MNITYEVRKWDDTHPVYLILLRVALGFFLVLKGLYFVTNPAVLNEMILNSRLNMINTNGLLTFIITWANLLGGTFITLGLFTKISVWAQIPILLGAVLFVNTRTGVAPGELVLSIVILALLILFATLGPGKFSMDYYIKRILL
- a CDS encoding PA2169 family four-helix-bundle protein produces the protein MSADIHTIEILRDLIKINSDRIKAYKQAAEEIKEIDINLYGLFLKMQTESKRYVKELNQGIKSLGGVPIKPHSQKGKIYKLWTDFKSLFTGKDKDAILRSCERSEIAVQKAYAHALTYKQAIAGTNRQLISNQYAALMIGHEVIKKYMNMQPQFNYN
- a CDS encoding response regulator produces the protein MNILILDDDKDLCVLLKTFFEKKGHVVHIANSLVDGLNIIDHHMPSIVFIDNYLPDGEGWKAAQTIKVKYPSLNINLMSAKDRSFNSLEEYENVVWEKPISVQQLETYLQFLKLEV